A genomic region of Pelodiscus sinensis isolate JC-2024 chromosome 1, ASM4963464v1, whole genome shotgun sequence contains the following coding sequences:
- the PROSER2 gene encoding proline and serine-rich protein 2, whose translation MPRNVMLDFAEMASEVSPKCRLESFERSGSLESRGSHSRCRNFTLDDESLQYLTHEEKDVLLFLEETIDAFEDDLEEQVLHDSGIHCHSPRSMEENASSHSESEDIIDLVQATPESSDPECTANREIAAVSEPAGRVDDPKPEGSELPEKSLSPDAPTTHASAAPLTSNEQVLAPCQLQHPSLHRSIPTPFVLAQKVSENQNTTRTCSPTSQASPPCREREAPVPNGDGFPAPKHPPLPATKSYRFPSNINITNAAGKDFSRTISKAAVNVQERKAQVLASMNGAAFETAETEERVQKNEFLTRSRSSSLRDLTSEQIRYEALTKLGLVKEKPRLVQQYPAPNTQKIQDLQAEQEEAVPNGYQNIHTLLKCNPSPFLPMGKTVMIKPDMAISSDKVVWQNVAKSFSDHGQSTLNLEMRKRSCSLPRPSGFRSQGITVQFSGRGSTEEARKEALRKLGLLKETM comes from the exons GATGATGAAAGTCTGCAATACCTAACCCATGAGGAGAAGGATGTTCTCCTATTTCTTGAAGAAACCATTGATGCTTTCGAAGATGACTTGGAAGAACAGGTCCTCCACGACAGCGGCATCCACTGTCATTCCCCAAGATCAATGGAAGAAAATGCTTCCAGCCATTCAGAGTCTGAAGATATCATTGACTTGGTGCAAGCAACCCCGGAAAGCAGCGATCCAGAGTGCACTGCAAACAGAGAAATAGCAGCAG tgtcaGAACCTGCCGGGAGAGTGGATGATCCTAAGCCAGAGGGTAGCGAGCTGCCGGAGAAGAGTCTATCTCCCGATGCTCCCACAACCCATGCGTCAGCCGCTCCATTGACGAGTAATGAGCAAGTTCTTGCTCCATGCCAACTGCAGCACCCCAGTCTTCATCGTTCCATCCCCACTCCATTTGTCCTGGCCCAGAAAGTGTCTGAAAACCAAAATACAACCAGGACGTGCTCTCCTACGTCACAGGCTTCCCCGCCTTGCAGGGAAAGAGAAGCTCCTGTGCCCAATGGAGACGGTTTTCCGGCCCCTAAGCACCCTCCGCTGCCAGCAACCAAATCCTACCGGTTTCCAAGTAATATCAACATAACCAATGCAGCTGGGAAAGATTTCAGCCGAACGATCTCTAAGGCAGCAGTCAATGTGCAGGAGCGCAAGGCTCAAGTGCTGGCCAGCATGAATGGAGCAGCCTTTGAGACCGCTGAAACAGAAGAGCGGGTGCAGAAGAATGAGTTCTTGACTCGCAGTAGAAGCTCCTCCTTAAGAGACTTAACTTCTGAGCAAATACGCTACGAGGCTCTCACGAAACTAGGCCTGGTGAAGGAAAAGCCACGTCTAGTCCAACAATATCCTGCCCCAAACACACAGAAGATACAAGACTTGCAGGCAGAACAGGAAGAGGCGGTTCCTAATGGGTATCAAAATATCCACACGCTATTAAAATGTAATCCTAGCCCTTTCCTTCCTATGGGCAAGACCGTGATGATCAAACCAGACATGGCTATCAGCAGTGACAAGGTTGTTTGGCAGAATGTTGCCAAAAGCTTTTCTGACCATGGGCAGTCCACTTTAAATCTGGAGATGAGAAAGAGGTCATGCTCGCTACCTAGGCCTTCAGGATTTCGATCCCAGGGGATAACAGTACAATTTTCCGGCCGAGGCTCAACAGAAGAAGCCAGGAAAGAGGCTCTTCGGAAACTCGGGCTGCTGAAAGAGACTATGTGA